Genomic segment of Populus trichocarpa isolate Nisqually-1 chromosome 12, P.trichocarpa_v4.1, whole genome shotgun sequence:
TAGTAAAAGGGGTTGCTTGGAATGGACCATTACATTGTTTTCACTTTCAACACTGCCCAACACTCTTGTTATGGGCATTCCTTTGCTCAAAGGAATGTATGGTGATTATTCTGGTAGTTTAATGGTGCAAGTTGTGGTCCTTCAATGCATCATTTGGTACACTTTGATGCTGTTTCTGTTTGAATATAGGGGTGCTAAACTGCTCATCTCTGAGCAATTTCCAGACACTGCTGGTTCCATTGTGTCAATCCATGtagactctgatatcatgtcactTGATGGTAGACAGCCTCTAGAAACTGAAGCAGAGATCAAAGAAGATGGAAAGTTACATGTCACTGTTAGGAAATCCAATGCTTCAAGATCGGATATTTTCTCTAGAAGGTCTCAAGGTCTATCATCAACAACACCAAGGCCATCAAACCTTACCAATGCTGAGATTTACTCCTTACAATCATCAAGAAATCCAACTCCGAGAGGGTCTAGTTTCAATCACACGGATTTCTACTCAATGATGGCGGCTGGTAGAAACTCAAATTTTGGTGcttcagatgtttatggactatCAGCATCTCGGGGCCCAACACCGAGGCCATCCAATTTTGAAGAAGAGAATGGTGGAAGTAACAAACCAAGGTTCCATTACCACGCGCCAGGTGGTGCAACTCATTATCCAGCACCAAACCCTGGCATGTTTTCGCCAACAACTGCATCTAAAGGTGTTGCAGCAAATGCCAATAATGCTGCTGCAAAGAAACCTAATGGGCAAGCTCAACAGAAAGCTGAAGATGGTAGGGACCTTCATATGTTTGTTTGGAGTTCAAGTGCTTCTCCTGTTTCAGATGTTTTCGGTGGTCATGATTATGGTGCCCATGACCAGAAAGATGTTAGGCTCGCTGTATCTCCTGGAAAAGGTGCTTAATTTTTCCAGTTTGCTTAATTAGTTTGCAAATATTATCAATAAATCCAGATTTTAGattgttctctttgtttttctacttTTATTCATCTGCTTTACACTTACTATTATTTCGTTTCTTGATTGCTGTTTTTGTCGGCTTTGGAGTTTCAGTTGAGGGGCATACAGAGAATCAGGAAGACTATAATTTAGAGAGAGATGGTTTTAGCTTTGGAAATAGAGGAATGGACAGAGAAATGAATAACCCTGAAGGTGAGAAAGTTGGTGCTGCAGGCAAACCAAAACCAATGCCCCCAACAAGTGTCATGACAAGGCTTATACTCATCATGGTCTGGAGGAAACTTATCAGAAACCCCAACACTTACTCCAGCTTAATTGGTCTCACCTGGTCCTTGGTTTCTTTCAGGTACGGTACACCACTAAATCCATTAAGATCTGTGTATCTGGACAGCACAGTAGTTAATGTATctgggtattttttttgtttttatttttgattaatgGGATATTGATTGTCTTTGGATCTCTGGTTTCTTACAGGTGGGATGTACAGATGCCTGCGATTATAGCTAAGTCCATTTCCATTCTGTCAGATGCAGGGCTCGGCATGGCAATGTTCAGTCTCGGTCAGTATCAGACTCTTGTCGTCTCCTTTTTTTACTTTCGTTACAGCTTACAATCCTTTATTCTTACCATTTTGTTCtctaaaaatcttttttgattCTCTCTTTCTACTTTTTCATTATTAATGTCCCAAGAAAGCAAGCAGACTAGCAAAGTAAAGTGTGCCAAACAGTCCGAGGGTGATCATGTTGttggggttttcttttttctctctcactcTATTACAAATCCCTCGCTTTTTGCCTAGTTTGTGCTGATGAATAGTAGTGGTAGTGATGATGAAAGTTGTATCACATCAAAAAAATGGTGGACGAGCATGCTCTTATTGCCTGCTGCCTTTTGATGTGTTGACAGGTCTGTTTATGGCTTTGCAACCAAGGATCATAGCATGTGGGAATTCCGTCGCAGCTTTTGCTATGGCTGTGAGATTCCTTACAGGTCCAGCTGTCATGGCAGCTGCTTCTATTGCTGTTGGTCTAAGAGGCACGCTCTTACACATTGCCATCGTTCAGGTCACTTTAACACACTATCTcctgtgttttcttttctgctgTGCTGTTTCTCGTTCTCTTGCCTCCTCCTGACACAACCAATCCTACTTAACTACAGAAGCtccaaaaaacttaattacTTCCTAAACAATGTTTGCTATCTCcagataagattttttattcggTTGAAATTATCCCCATGTTGGAATTAGACTCTTAGTGCAGAAAACATTGAATCTGTTATCTTGCCAGatgaataaaacaacaaatattgTTTActattttcagatatttttcaTCTCCAAAACTTTGTAAAAAATGGGTGTTTGTACTCGTCGGGTATTGTATCTAATATTTTGAGGAAAAAGATTGAAGCATTCTGGAGGTAGCTAAAAGTGATCTGGAAAAAGGAATGACAGCAAAAAGAACAAGAGTAATTACAGCGAGCCCAATAATGAATCAAACCTTAAGGATTTGTTTGGGGTTACTGATGAACAGCAAGTATCTGTACCTTTACTAACATGTCCCTTTGCCTTTTTGTGCTTCCCTTCCCAAACGAAAAACACAGGCAGCTCTACCACAAGGAATTGTCCCCTTTGTCTTTGCCAAGGAGTACAACGTGCATCCTGATATTCTCAGTACAGCGTGagtatatttttcaaacaaagcATCATAGCTTATGCaccattatttatatttttttctctttttcattcGCCATCTTTTTCCATTGTTTTCTCTTATTCTCATCACTTGCTTTTGGGTTTTGAAATCGCAGTGTCATATTTGGGATGCTAATTGCATTGCCCATAACTCTTGTGTACTACATCTTAATGGGGCTatgaagaggaaagaaaaatacCTCGGATATTGGAATCCATGCAGACCCCATCTGGGCTACTAGCTAGTGCATGGAAAAACTGAAAGTCAAAATTTTAAAGGACAGAGAAAAGCAGCCATGGTGAATCTTTCTGGCGAAATGTCTTCTTTTGCCTCGAGAAGTTGTAAAATTAATGTTTGTAGTAAGgttatcaatgaaaaaaaatgatgcccTAGTTAATTAGCTTTTCTTTAACCATGTTCCCAGACATTTATGCTAGAAGTGCAACACAAATTACAAATGAAAAGAAGGGAAGGGATCattcttagtgttttttttttaattaacatggatATTCGGGCTAACTTGCATgtatattgattaattatataagttctgaaattaacgattatgtaagCTTTTAGTAACCCTAAGAGGACTCGGACTTGAACTTCATagctaattttatatatttttaatgatgaggtttttttttcaattttttaaaattaattatgacatgaaaaacttcaaaactcgaggcctttacaaaaaaaaaaaaaaagagagaatccaagaagaaaagaaataagaaacagAGACAAAATAAATTCTAGTAATTTACGGgtaaagttggaaaaaaacGTTTATTTCCATCTGGGTGTTTGAACATCTGATCTAGAGAGTGTTTGAGAGTATAATAGAggattaaagtgttttttatttggaaatatattaaaataataattttttatttttaaaaaattatttttaaaatcagcatatcaaaacgttataaaaatataaaaaaattaaaaaaaattaaaattcttaagaAACATGGTTTTAAGAAACCGTGCTTCCAATACTTCCTTGATTAAATGGATGGGTTACTAGATGAGGTGATTAAGAGTGGATGGGTTACTAGATGAGGTGATTAAGAGGGATTAGAGAAACATTAGTTATTGACCTCAAATTAAGATGATAATTTGGGGATACTTTTTAGACCATGCTTTTGGATTGCATGTATAAGAGATAGTGCAATTAGGGCCCCTCCATTACAAGATGGGGTTTCGAAATTGATTTAGACCTCCTTGGAATAATGGGAGACAACAGTCACATCCAGagtttctcctcctcctccttcttcaaCCTCCTAATTCTTTAGTTACACACATGACCTTTTTCTTGACACCTTTCCCTTTCATCCTTGCTCTATGCTTAGTGCGACgaataaattcattttgaacAAGCATGTTGTGTTCTTAATTATACAATAGAATAAAAAGGCTACCGTAAGAACACCAGTCATTCCAAATTCATCTTATTTTCGTCCCTCAAATCATTACATTCTTCCACAACTAGAGCATGAAATGCCCAAACCCAAGAGCTCCCCCATGAAAATACCTTCAAAAGGGATCACGTTCGAGACAAGTTTTTCCTCCCACATGAGGTGTAAAGTTTAGCTGCTTAAAGAAATAGATGTCGCTGGTGTCATGCATAATCATTGCTGTGAAATCATGTGCGCATCCAATTTCCTATATCATAATCCTCTTTTGGATGAGGTTTGCATTAAAacaatcttatatatatatatatatatatatatatttggacgagaaggaaaaagaaaaggacttcATGAATAATGAAATCATTTACTGTGTAAAAATCACTgttctttttcttgaaatcaTTGGATTGTCACCTAAATCTTCGTTTTCTCAATTAATGCTTCAAATTTAGGTATATCTCTTCATTATAGTTATAAAATGTAATAGTTTTTCTGTATGAAATTTGGAGTTGCAATTAGTCCCATCtcgttaattaatatataggtGTTCAATTATTGTaatcacatattaaaaaatccatTTGTGTTCGTGAGAAAGACATTTTGGAAGCTTATAGTGGAAATTAACAcaaagatttcttttttttttaataaaaaacaaatattaatatattatatatgaattaactATTTGGACACgcatggttaaaaaaaacatgggaatTGACCCggttagaattttaattttttttttaaacatcattttttaaacATGGGAATTGAAGCTttgaatttcaataaataagtTGAAGGACCAACGCTCACTTTCGCTGACTCGGCTGCCAATAAATAGCATGGGTTTTGCCTGAAGAGAGAGTGGCACCACAACAAGATGTCACTATACGCATTATGCAGTTGTCAGTAAATTATTGAGCCGTTGGCTTAGAACACTTGCCCTCGTCTGTGGCCTGCTTGAAGAAACTTGCAGATTCTATTCAATGAGGTCAAGATGGCTCTCCATTGCTGTTTTCACCACATTTTTCTGTGCTGTAGTCGGCTCCCAGAAAGCGACTGTTGCTTCACCTTTTAGGATATTttctgctttatatatatacatcgtTATCGATGAAAATCCTGGTGAACATTCATTTTCATGACCTCGAACTAGGAAAAACCTTTCCCCAAGAATTTAACTGTTTCCTAATGATAACTGCTACAGAAACAATGACAATATAAGCATATTAGTTTACCTTTTGATTTAAACATAATTGAAGAATGCTTTCCagttaattttaagattttgcaATTTAATGTATTCTATGAACCAACATGTAATAGTGTTAAAGTTGAGGATGAGTTTAATTTCAAGACAGAtatgtaaaattaatcaagatgtACACAATTTGAACTAGatatacatattaattaaatttaataggaaaaaaaattcaaattatattatttatttgtaaacTCTTAGAACTAGTTATTAGCttgtaatttttcttgaatctaatttatgttaatcaatatttttcttgggtCTAATTTTAactagttaattataattttcttagtaTATATTTTAGGTTAAAAGAAAACTCAATGGGTAGTGGGGACAAATCAGATTCGAAATTTCTTACTCATGAATTCgagtaacataaaaaaaataaggtaaaaaaatcataaaatttactaaaattgacaatttttattagaattatataaaaaaaactcaccccTATAAATAGTTGgtgttttgagatttttaaatttaactctAAGTAGTTGATCTAGTGAGTACAAAGACAAGTTCCtttcattgaatttttggaTTCAAACCTTAAGAGCAACACCcagaaaaaaatgtattaaatttctttgaatGCCCGATAATGGTTTAAAAACATGTAAACTGGTTTAAAAACAGATTTtatagtcaaataaaaaaaaattattaaattttattggacAACCACTCATAATCTTATCATCTTATTGTGAATCATtggatttcttcttttttcttaatttatttattattgttgttattaatcTTTGAAAAAGATGCGTTCGATAGAGAATTGATATGAAACTCAATCATTTGCTGCCCCTAGCGAAAATGAACTTATCTTGTAAggcagcttcttcttcttcttcttcttcttgttttttttttttcttttcacacaATTCTATTAAAACATGTGCTTCTATACACATATACACGTGATACCTATATGACCTGCTTTATTGCaagtcaaataaaattatttttttaaaaaaataatgttcaaattgagaaaaaacaatatcgaatgagaaaaaaaaatatcgaatgatgaaaaaaaataaaaaaataaaaaaaaacgatttcAACCTGTGTTAATCCATAAAACCCATGTCCCGAACCATTTGATTAGAAgtaccaaatatgaaaaaaccacaaaatcCAATTCCTAACAGATAAAATATTGATAGTAAAAGATTGAGAAGTGATATTTAAATATACCAAACCAAGGGAACTGctttgaaatattaaatatcCGGTGTGAATCTTgaggaaggagagagaaaaaagaaaacaacaccaATAATAATAAGTCCATTGAAACCAAACATGCACCGTCTATTGAGGAAAATGACGTTGCGATGAATCAAATAACGTTGCGGAAGCATATTTTCAACCTTTGTATGATGGCGCATGCATCGTGAAAGCAATGTGGCTTCTCCCATGTAGCTGGCAaagttgtttttaatattttttaattattgtaaaagactaattttatagttatcaaacccggccTGGGGGTTGACTTGACCAAGGGGTCAGGttccgggtttcatgggtcaacccggaaaaattaaaaaaatatttaaaattttaatatttcatatgaaaaaattaagaaaaaaaccatgtgaatatatgttatacatgttgtaaataatgaagtttaaaagaatatttttttttatcccacattgaaaagatactatgttatccttttaagttgaagtatttaaaccacaattttttttatcccacattgaaaaaatataattttttttgtgaacataaagtatatatactaaagggcttcaaattcgacattgaaaaaataacttctttcttgtgaacataaagtatatattaaagagtttcaaatcccacattgaaaagatattatgttatccttttaagttgaagtatttaaaccaaaaagttttttatcccccaatgaaaaaacataactttttttcttgtgaacatagagtatataaaTGAAATggcttcaaatctcatattgaaaaaataactttttttcttgggaaaatagaatatatatactaaagggtttcaaatcccacattgaaaaaataaaatatttttctaatatatatatataatgaactttaaaaagtgttaataactcactaaaaaaatatgaaaaagaggGGTATAGGAGAAAATccacatttgataaaaaaaaaaagggcctcGTTCGGGTTCGCctgggtcatgggtcgacccgccggatCGACCAGGTTTAAAAACagattttatagtaaaaaaaaaagcatttttataATGGTTCACTGAGGAAATTAACATGTAAACTGGTTTAAAAACagattttatagtaaaaaaaaaaaaaattattaaattttattggacAACCACTCATAATCTTATCATCTTATTGTGAATCATtggatttcttcttttttcttaatttatttattattgttgttattaatcTTTGAAAAAGATGCGTTCTATAGAGAATTGATATGAAACTCAATCATTTGCTGCCCCTAGCGAAAATGAACTTATCTTGTAAggcagcttcttcttcttcttcttgttttttttttcttttcacacaATTCTATTAAAACATGTGCTTCTATACACATATACACGTGATACCTATATGACCTGCGCTTTATTgcaagtcaaataaaaattattttttaaaaaataatattcaaaatgagaaaaaacaatatcgaaagagaaaaaaaaatcaaatgataaaaataaataaaaaaataaaaaaaataatttcaacctGTGTTAACCCATAAAACTCATGTCCCAATCCATTTGATTAGAAgtaccaaatatgaaaaaaccacaaaatcCAATTCCTAACAGATAAAATATTGATAGTAAAAGATTGAGAagtgatatttaaatatatcaaaccAAGGGAACTGCTTTGAGATATTAAATATCCGGTGTGAATCTTgaggaaggagagagaaaaaagaaaacaacaccaATAATAATAAGTCCATTGAAACCAAATATGCACCGTCTATTGAGGAAAATGACGTTGCGATGAATCAAATAACGTTGCGGAAGCATATTTTCAACCTTTGTATGATGGCGCATGCATCGTGAAAGCAATGTGGCTTCTCCCATGTAGCTGGCAaagttgtttttaatattttttaattattgtaaaagactaattttatagttatcaaacccggccTGGGGGTTGACTTGACCAAGAGGTCAGGttccgggtttcatgggtcaacccggaaaaattaaaaaaatatttaaagttttaatatttcatatgaaaaaattaagaaaaaaaccatgtgaatatatgttatacatgttgtaaataatgaaatttaaaagaatattttaaaaagttttttatcccacattgaaaagatactatgttatccttttaagttgaagtatttaaaccaaatttttttttatcccacattgaaaaaatataattttttttgtgaacataaagtatatatactaaaggacTTCAAATTcgacattgaaaaaatattttctttcttgtgaacatagagtatatatattaaagagtttcaaatctcacattgaaaagatattatgttatctttttaagttgaagtatttaaactaaaaagttttttatcccgtAATGAAAatacataactttttttcttgtgaacatagagtatataaaTGAAATgacttcaaatctcatattgaaaaaataactttttttcttgggaaaatagaatatatatactaaagggtttcaaatcccacattgaaaaaataaaatatttttctaatatatatataataaactttaaaaagtgttaataactcactaaaaaaatatgaaaaagaggGGTATAGGAGAAAatccacatttgaaaaaaaaaaaaagggcctcGTTCGGGTTCGCctgggtcatgggtcgacccgccgg
This window contains:
- the LOC7486726 gene encoding probable auxin efflux carrier component 1c → MISLLDFYHVMTAMVPLYVAMILAYGSVKWWKIFTPDQCSGINRFVALFAVPLLSFHFISTNDPYKMNFRFIAADTLQKIIVLVVLAFWTMFSKRGCLEWTITLFSLSTLPNTLVMGIPLLKGMYGDYSGSLMVQVVVLQCIIWYTLMLFLFEYRGAKLLISEQFPDTAGSIVSIHVDSDIMSLDGRQPLETEAEIKEDGKLHVTVRKSNASRSDIFSRRSQGLSSTTPRPSNLTNAEIYSLQSSRNPTPRGSSFNHTDFYSMMAAGRNSNFGASDVYGLSASRGPTPRPSNFEEENGGSNKPRFHYHAPGGATHYPAPNPGMFSPTTASKGVAANANNAAAKKPNGQAQQKAEDGRDLHMFVWSSSASPVSDVFGGHDYGAHDQKDVRLAVSPGKVEGHTENQEDYNLERDGFSFGNRGMDREMNNPEGEKVGAAGKPKPMPPTSVMTRLILIMVWRKLIRNPNTYSSLIGLTWSLVSFRWDVQMPAIIAKSISILSDAGLGMAMFSLGLFMALQPRIIACGNSVAAFAMAVRFLTGPAVMAAASIAVGLRGTLLHIAIVQAALPQGIVPFVFAKEYNVHPDILSTAVIFGMLIALPITLVYYILMGL